A stretch of Equus caballus isolate H_3958 breed thoroughbred chromosome 11, TB-T2T, whole genome shotgun sequence DNA encodes these proteins:
- the YWHAE gene encoding 14-3-3 protein epsilon isoform X1 — MDDREDLVYQAKLAEQAERYDEMVESMKKVAGMDVELTVEERNLLSVAYKNVIGARRASWRIISSIEQKEENKGGEDKLKMIREYRQMVETELKLICCDILDVLDKHLIPAANTGESKVFYYKMKGDYHRYLAEFATGNDRKEAAENSLVAYKAASDIAMTELPPTHPIRLGLALNFSVFYYEILNSPDRACRLAKAAFDDAIAELDTLSEESYKDSTLIMQLLRDNLTLWTSDMQGDGEEQNKEALQDVEDENQ; from the exons AAATGGTGGAATCAATGAAGAAAGTAGCAGGCATGGATGTGGAGTTGACGGTTGAAGAAAGAAATCTCCTATCTGTTGCATATAAAAATGTGATCGGAGCTAGAAGAGCTTCCTGGAGAATAATCAGCAGCAttgaacagaaagaagaaaacaagggagGAGAAGACAAACTAAAAATGATTCGGGAATATCGGCAAATG gttgagACTGAGCTAAAATTAATCTGTTGTGACATTCTGGATGTACTGGACAAACACCTCATTCCAGCAGCTAACACTGGCGAGTCCAaggttttctattataaaat gaaagGGGACTACCACAGGTATCTGGCTGAATTTGCCACAGGAAATGACAGGAAGGAGGCTGCAGAGAACAGCCTAGTGGCTTATAAAGCTGCTAGTGATATTGCAATGACAGAACTTCCACCAACGCATCCCATTCGCTTAGGTCTTGCTCTCAATTTTTCCGTATTCTACTATGAAATTCTTAATTCCCCAGACCGTGCCTGCAG GTTGGCAAAAGCAGCTTTTGATGATGCAATTGCAGAACTGGATACGCTGAGTGAAGAAAGCTATAAGGACTCTACTCTTATCATGCAGTTGTTACGTGATAATCTGACACTATGGACTTCAGACATGCAGGGTGAtg GTGAAGAGCAGAATAAAGAAGCGCTGCAGGATGTGGAAGATGAAAATCAGTGA
- the YWHAE gene encoding 14-3-3 protein epsilon isoform X3: MVESMKKVAGMDVELTVEERNLLSVAYKNVIGARRASWRIISSIEQKEENKGGEDKLKMIREYRQMVETELKLICCDILDVLDKHLIPAANTGESKVFYYKMKGDYHRYLAEFATGNDRKEAAENSLVAYKAASDIAMTELPPTHPIRLGLALNFSVFYYEILNSPDRACRLAKAAFDDAIAELDTLSEESYKDSTLIMQLLRDNLTLWTSDMQGDGEEQNKEALQDVEDENQ, translated from the exons ATGGTGGAATCAATGAAGAAAGTAGCAGGCATGGATGTGGAGTTGACGGTTGAAGAAAGAAATCTCCTATCTGTTGCATATAAAAATGTGATCGGAGCTAGAAGAGCTTCCTGGAGAATAATCAGCAGCAttgaacagaaagaagaaaacaagggagGAGAAGACAAACTAAAAATGATTCGGGAATATCGGCAAATG gttgagACTGAGCTAAAATTAATCTGTTGTGACATTCTGGATGTACTGGACAAACACCTCATTCCAGCAGCTAACACTGGCGAGTCCAaggttttctattataaaat gaaagGGGACTACCACAGGTATCTGGCTGAATTTGCCACAGGAAATGACAGGAAGGAGGCTGCAGAGAACAGCCTAGTGGCTTATAAAGCTGCTAGTGATATTGCAATGACAGAACTTCCACCAACGCATCCCATTCGCTTAGGTCTTGCTCTCAATTTTTCCGTATTCTACTATGAAATTCTTAATTCCCCAGACCGTGCCTGCAG GTTGGCAAAAGCAGCTTTTGATGATGCAATTGCAGAACTGGATACGCTGAGTGAAGAAAGCTATAAGGACTCTACTCTTATCATGCAGTTGTTACGTGATAATCTGACACTATGGACTTCAGACATGCAGGGTGAtg GTGAAGAGCAGAATAAAGAAGCGCTGCAGGATGTGGAAGATGAAAATCAGTGA
- the YWHAE gene encoding 14-3-3 protein epsilon isoform X2, with product MDDREDLVYQAKLAEQAERYDEMVESMKKVAGMDVELTVEERNLLSVAYKNVIGARRASWRIISSIEQKEENKGGEDKLKMIREYRQMVETELKLICCDILDVLDKHLIPAANTGESKVFYYKMKGDYHRYLAEFATGNDRKEAAENSLVAYKAASDIAMTELPPTHPIRLGLALNFSVFYYEILNSPDRACRLAKAAFDDAIAELDTLSEESYKDSTLIMQLLRDNLTLWTSDMQGDDS from the exons AAATGGTGGAATCAATGAAGAAAGTAGCAGGCATGGATGTGGAGTTGACGGTTGAAGAAAGAAATCTCCTATCTGTTGCATATAAAAATGTGATCGGAGCTAGAAGAGCTTCCTGGAGAATAATCAGCAGCAttgaacagaaagaagaaaacaagggagGAGAAGACAAACTAAAAATGATTCGGGAATATCGGCAAATG gttgagACTGAGCTAAAATTAATCTGTTGTGACATTCTGGATGTACTGGACAAACACCTCATTCCAGCAGCTAACACTGGCGAGTCCAaggttttctattataaaat gaaagGGGACTACCACAGGTATCTGGCTGAATTTGCCACAGGAAATGACAGGAAGGAGGCTGCAGAGAACAGCCTAGTGGCTTATAAAGCTGCTAGTGATATTGCAATGACAGAACTTCCACCAACGCATCCCATTCGCTTAGGTCTTGCTCTCAATTTTTCCGTATTCTACTATGAAATTCTTAATTCCCCAGACCGTGCCTGCAG GTTGGCAAAAGCAGCTTTTGATGATGCAATTGCAGAACTGGATACGCTGAGTGAAGAAAGCTATAAGGACTCTACTCTTATCATGCAGTTGTTACGTGATAATCTGACACTATGGACTTCAGACATGCAGGGTGAtg ATTCCTAA
- the YWHAE gene encoding 14-3-3 protein epsilon isoform X4, with product MVESMKKVAGMDVELTVEERNLLSVAYKNVIGARRASWRIISSIEQKEENKGGEDKLKMIREYRQMVETELKLICCDILDVLDKHLIPAANTGESKVFYYKMKGDYHRYLAEFATGNDRKEAAENSLVAYKAASDIAMTELPPTHPIRLGLALNFSVFYYEILNSPDRACRLAKAAFDDAIAELDTLSEESYKDSTLIMQLLRDNLTLWTSDMQGDDS from the exons ATGGTGGAATCAATGAAGAAAGTAGCAGGCATGGATGTGGAGTTGACGGTTGAAGAAAGAAATCTCCTATCTGTTGCATATAAAAATGTGATCGGAGCTAGAAGAGCTTCCTGGAGAATAATCAGCAGCAttgaacagaaagaagaaaacaagggagGAGAAGACAAACTAAAAATGATTCGGGAATATCGGCAAATG gttgagACTGAGCTAAAATTAATCTGTTGTGACATTCTGGATGTACTGGACAAACACCTCATTCCAGCAGCTAACACTGGCGAGTCCAaggttttctattataaaat gaaagGGGACTACCACAGGTATCTGGCTGAATTTGCCACAGGAAATGACAGGAAGGAGGCTGCAGAGAACAGCCTAGTGGCTTATAAAGCTGCTAGTGATATTGCAATGACAGAACTTCCACCAACGCATCCCATTCGCTTAGGTCTTGCTCTCAATTTTTCCGTATTCTACTATGAAATTCTTAATTCCCCAGACCGTGCCTGCAG GTTGGCAAAAGCAGCTTTTGATGATGCAATTGCAGAACTGGATACGCTGAGTGAAGAAAGCTATAAGGACTCTACTCTTATCATGCAGTTGTTACGTGATAATCTGACACTATGGACTTCAGACATGCAGGGTGAtg ATTCCTAA